The following are from one region of the Candidatus Dadabacteria bacterium genome:
- the glnD gene encoding [protein-PII] uridylyltransferase: MFLNGGSPSRRGGDQRQDLVDILFSWDSAVRKPEITEKDLVAFFTDSYEHIRRRHYARRRRNRALIGYELARERTAVVDSFIKQALSQYGYPELKGVSIVALGGYGREELSPYSDIDLLFLHEKGSKGLAEEIIERLLYLLWDTKMDIGNCTRSVDECRELSMDKNDVTILSSLLDSRFICGDRGLYDELENEIYGEVLPKISHDFIKRKIEERDSRGERYGKTLYILEPNVKEGRGGLREFQTAMWIAQASYKAKNFEEVLQRGFISEKEYMVMRKCLNFLLLVRAQLHYQAKRREDNLSFEFQSQAAKSFGYRDGNLRAVEKFMRIYYLRAAVVVQQSRRLTEKCTRVYARGRLTRKAVHLDHGFTIRGKYLSVTSRNVFSEDFCNFLRAFEYADRYSVEFTEYLELLMGEQVFRVDEKVRNDPEFNRIFTRLLRFGKDVSKMLLKMNEIRLLGRLIPEFGKIVCMVQFDSYHVYTVDIHSIFMVREIERLINYEYEEKFPFLTKISEALVKRHVLFLACLFHDMGKGQGGSHAQKGAAMIPKIAERMGLGASDAEQLEFLVRHHLAMVHFSQRRDLEDPVVLKRLAKSIPDQETLSLLYLLTFADIRSVGPDVWRDWTGMLLQELYIKTLRQMSAGTYRRKTEEEWVHKMTSDIVADAEGEIPERKVRKILKKMPISYFSQFSRQNILRHVKLIGSMEGKFATEVVRYGEYDEFTVCAPDKKGIFSVFCGILSANGLNILGARIVTTLDKKALDVFYVDRADHLTEEEYDEVWKKVEKNLRKALDGDVDVDELVERRKRNYSSYGRKVPEYPPEIVFDNESSDKATVMEVYAHDREGLLYGITKAIAELGLSIDYAKISTKADQVVDTFYVRDSRGRKIGGPKKLKKIEDSLISAVS; the protein is encoded by the coding sequence ATTTTTCTCAACGGTGGTTCCCCTTCGCGACGGGGTGGCGATCAGCGTCAGGATTTAGTGGATATTTTATTTTCTTGGGATTCCGCAGTGAGAAAACCTGAAATCACAGAAAAGGATCTAGTGGCTTTTTTCACGGACTCCTACGAGCACATACGCAGGCGCCATTACGCGAGGAGAAGAAGAAACAGGGCCCTGATAGGCTACGAGCTTGCACGCGAGAGGACTGCAGTTGTGGACAGCTTCATCAAGCAGGCCCTTTCGCAGTACGGTTATCCGGAACTTAAAGGCGTCTCCATAGTTGCTCTGGGTGGTTACGGCAGGGAAGAGCTCTCCCCGTACTCCGACATAGACCTTCTTTTTCTCCACGAAAAAGGTTCAAAGGGTCTCGCGGAAGAGATAATAGAGCGCCTTCTTTACCTCCTCTGGGACACCAAGATGGATATAGGAAACTGCACGAGAAGCGTCGATGAATGCAGGGAACTCTCCATGGACAAAAACGATGTCACTATCCTGAGTTCGCTCCTTGACTCGAGGTTCATCTGCGGGGACAGGGGTCTTTACGACGAGCTTGAGAACGAAATTTATGGCGAGGTGCTCCCCAAGATCTCGCATGATTTCATAAAGAGGAAGATCGAAGAGAGGGACAGCAGGGGAGAGAGGTACGGAAAGACCCTCTACATACTTGAACCGAACGTCAAGGAAGGAAGGGGAGGGCTGAGGGAGTTCCAGACGGCGATGTGGATCGCCCAGGCAAGCTACAAGGCCAAAAACTTTGAGGAAGTGCTTCAAAGAGGCTTTATCTCGGAAAAGGAATACATGGTAATGCGCAAATGCCTTAATTTCCTTCTGCTCGTGCGCGCGCAGCTGCATTACCAGGCGAAAAGACGGGAGGACAACCTGAGTTTCGAATTCCAGTCCCAGGCGGCTAAATCTTTCGGCTACAGGGACGGGAACCTCCGCGCGGTTGAAAAGTTCATGAGAATTTACTACCTGCGCGCCGCGGTGGTGGTGCAGCAGTCCCGCAGGCTGACGGAAAAATGCACCAGGGTCTATGCGCGGGGAAGGCTCACCAGAAAGGCCGTTCATCTTGACCATGGGTTTACTATACGGGGCAAATATCTCTCCGTGACGAGCAGGAACGTTTTCAGCGAGGACTTCTGCAATTTCCTGCGCGCGTTTGAGTACGCTGATCGCTACTCGGTCGAATTCACCGAATACCTTGAGCTTCTCATGGGAGAACAGGTCTTCCGTGTAGACGAAAAAGTCAGAAACGACCCGGAGTTCAACAGGATATTCACAAGGCTTCTGCGTTTCGGAAAGGATGTCTCGAAAATGCTGCTCAAGATGAACGAGATACGCCTTCTGGGACGCTTGATACCGGAATTCGGAAAGATAGTCTGCATGGTGCAGTTCGATTCCTACCATGTCTATACGGTCGATATACATTCCATATTCATGGTGAGGGAAATCGAAAGGCTTATAAATTACGAATACGAGGAAAAGTTCCCTTTTCTTACCAAAATCTCCGAGGCTCTGGTGAAAAGACATGTTCTTTTCCTCGCGTGCCTTTTCCACGACATGGGAAAAGGCCAAGGGGGAAGCCACGCGCAGAAAGGGGCCGCCATGATTCCTAAGATAGCCGAGAGGATGGGGCTTGGCGCCTCGGATGCGGAGCAGCTTGAATTCCTTGTGAGACATCATCTGGCCATGGTTCATTTCTCCCAGAGAAGGGATCTTGAGGACCCGGTAGTGCTGAAACGGCTGGCCAAATCCATTCCGGACCAGGAGACCCTCTCCCTTCTATACCTGCTGACCTTTGCGGACATAAGATCGGTCGGTCCCGACGTGTGGAGGGACTGGACGGGAATGCTGCTTCAGGAACTCTACATAAAGACTCTTCGGCAGATGTCTGCGGGCACGTACCGGCGCAAAACCGAAGAGGAATGGGTGCACAAGATGACCTCGGACATAGTGGCGGACGCCGAAGGGGAGATTCCCGAGCGGAAAGTGAGAAAAATACTGAAAAAGATGCCGATTTCCTATTTCAGCCAGTTCTCAAGACAGAACATTTTACGCCACGTGAAATTGATTGGCTCCATGGAGGGAAAGTTTGCGACGGAGGTTGTCCGCTACGGGGAATACGACGAGTTCACTGTTTGCGCCCCCGACAAGAAGGGAATATTTTCGGTGTTCTGCGGGATTCTCAGCGCAAACGGACTTAATATTCTGGGTGCGAGAATCGTAACCACACTTGACAAAAAGGCGCTTGACGTTTTCTACGTGGACAGGGCCGATCACCTGACCGAAGAGGAGTACGACGAGGTGTGGAAAAAAGTGGAGAAGAACCTGAGGAAGGCGCTTGACGGAGATGTTGATGTGGACGAACTCGTTGAGAGAAGGAAGAGAAATTATTCCTCCTACGGAAGGAAGGTTCCCGAATATCCTCCGGAAATCGTGTTTGACAACGAATCTTCCGACAAGGCGACCGTTATGGAGGTCTATGCCCATGACAGAGAAGGGCTTCTCTACGGCATCACAAAAGCGATTGCGGAACTGGGTCTTTCGATTGACTACGCCAAGATCTCGACCAAGGCCGATCAGGTTGTAGATACGTTTTACGTTCGCGATTCGAGGGGGCGTAAGATAGGCGGTCCCAAGAAACTGAAAAAGATAGAGGATTCCCTTATATCCGCGGTGAGCTAG
- the nadB gene encoding L-aspartate oxidase — MSVEIIDVECDFLVVGGGLAGLYAAVCASSLGRCVVVTKQTLVQSNSYWAQGGIAAAVDPEDSPVFHKEDTVAAGRGLCDARAVEILVEEGRERVADLINLGMKFDSDDSGLLLGLEGGHSKRRVLHAGGDSTGKEMIDFLISYVSSSESVTILELVTVTDIISDGERCYGVWGYDEGKKSYVRIASPSTILATGGASALYRRTTNPEGASGEGISLAWRAGAEISDMEFVQFHPTVFSGPKGEAFLLTEAIRGEGAYLLNARGERFMERYSSLLELAPRDVVSKAIHGEMRSCEEDYVCLDLSHMDPEFVRKRFSNIEKLCRNSGFDLARDRIPVAPAAHYTIGGVRTGLMGETSIEGLYACGEVSNTGVHGANRLASNSLLECMVFAKRCIDGAARAGRPGGVGGDFEGFMLADTRGADTEFFNEARDAIIGGMSTHLGIVREREGIERFIARLEEISSASEDVTGWFGFKLGTMLDVCLLVARGALLRKESRGAHLRSDYPEEDTDYEKHLIFRKDLEVYGAD, encoded by the coding sequence ATGAGTGTGGAAATTATTGACGTTGAGTGCGATTTTCTTGTTGTGGGCGGTGGACTCGCAGGCCTTTACGCCGCCGTGTGCGCGTCGTCTCTCGGCCGGTGCGTTGTGGTGACCAAACAAACCCTTGTGCAGAGCAATTCTTACTGGGCTCAGGGGGGAATCGCGGCAGCCGTCGATCCTGAGGATTCTCCGGTCTTTCACAAAGAGGACACAGTTGCCGCGGGGAGAGGGCTTTGCGACGCCCGCGCCGTGGAGATTCTGGTTGAAGAGGGAAGGGAGAGGGTTGCGGATCTTATAAATCTCGGCATGAAATTCGATTCAGACGACAGCGGTCTCCTGCTCGGCCTCGAGGGGGGTCATTCGAAAAGAAGAGTTCTTCACGCGGGAGGCGACTCCACGGGAAAGGAGATGATCGATTTTCTGATCTCTTACGTGAGTTCAAGCGAATCGGTAACCATTCTTGAGCTTGTCACGGTTACAGACATAATCTCGGATGGGGAAAGATGCTACGGTGTCTGGGGTTACGACGAGGGGAAGAAAAGCTACGTGAGAATAGCCTCTCCTTCGACCATCCTGGCCACCGGCGGCGCAAGCGCTCTATACAGGAGGACCACCAATCCGGAAGGAGCCTCGGGGGAAGGCATATCGCTTGCTTGGAGGGCTGGGGCCGAGATCTCCGACATGGAATTCGTGCAGTTCCACCCCACGGTGTTCAGCGGTCCGAAAGGCGAGGCCTTTCTTTTGACCGAGGCGATAAGGGGAGAAGGCGCATATCTTCTGAACGCCCGGGGAGAAAGATTCATGGAACGCTACAGCTCCCTTCTAGAGCTTGCCCCTAGAGACGTGGTTTCAAAGGCGATTCACGGCGAGATGAGATCCTGCGAGGAAGACTACGTGTGCCTTGATCTCTCTCACATGGATCCAGAGTTCGTCAGAAAAAGGTTCTCAAACATAGAAAAACTCTGCAGAAACTCGGGTTTTGACCTTGCCAGGGACCGCATCCCCGTGGCTCCCGCCGCCCATTACACCATAGGGGGAGTGAGAACCGGTCTCATGGGGGAAACCAGCATAGAAGGGCTTTACGCCTGCGGCGAGGTTTCAAACACCGGTGTGCACGGGGCTAACCGTCTTGCGAGCAATTCTCTTCTCGAGTGCATGGTGTTTGCCAAAAGATGCATTGACGGCGCGGCGCGCGCGGGCCGCCCGGGCGGCGTTGGAGGAGATTTCGAGGGTTTTATGCTTGCCGACACCAGGGGAGCTGACACCGAGTTTTTCAACGAAGCCAGAGATGCGATAATCGGGGGGATGAGCACGCATCTCGGGATAGTGAGGGAGCGGGAGGGAATAGAGCGATTCATCGCGCGGCTCGAGGAGATTTCCTCGGCAAGCGAGGACGTTACGGGGTGGTTCGGGTTCAAGCTCGGGACGATGCTCGATGTTTGTCTGCTCGTCGCACGGGGAGCTCTTTTGAGGAAGGAATCTCGGGGAGCCCACCTGAGGTCTGATTATCCGGAAGAGGACACGGATTATGAAAAGCACCTGATTTTCAGGAAGGATTTAGAAGTCTACGGAGCCGATTGA
- the nadC gene encoding carboxylating nicotinate-nucleotide diphosphorylase, which yields MKIRESYPQEVEAVLDLALREDIGNGDVTTESIVPEDAVLTGELRAKGSGVISGVGLSGAVFRKLDPDCEWEEMVCDGDGVSPGDVIARVTGRSRAILSAERTALNILQKMSGISTLTSSFVKAADGSGVKIKDTRKTLPGLRWISKYAVAAGGGHNHRGGLYDGVLIKDNHIKAAGGIAAAVGRARENVGDTFPIEVETKTLEQVKEAVSCGADVIMLDNMDIAQTREAVSFIDRRALVEASGGVTLENVGEIARSGVDFISVGALTHSAPCLDISFDVLES from the coding sequence ATGAAAATCCGCGAAAGTTACCCCCAGGAAGTGGAAGCCGTCTTGGATCTTGCCCTTCGGGAAGATATAGGGAACGGGGACGTTACTACGGAGAGCATCGTTCCCGAAGATGCAGTTTTGACAGGAGAACTGCGTGCGAAGGGGAGCGGTGTTATCTCGGGGGTCGGGCTCTCCGGTGCGGTTTTCCGGAAACTTGACCCTGACTGCGAGTGGGAGGAGATGGTTTGCGACGGGGACGGGGTCTCGCCCGGAGACGTTATCGCTCGCGTTACGGGCAGGAGCAGGGCGATTCTTTCGGCTGAGCGGACAGCCCTTAACATTCTTCAGAAAATGAGCGGGATCTCGACTCTCACCTCTTCTTTCGTCAAGGCCGCGGACGGGTCCGGAGTTAAGATAAAAGATACGAGAAAGACGCTTCCGGGACTCAGGTGGATCAGCAAGTATGCCGTGGCCGCGGGCGGGGGACATAATCACCGCGGCGGGCTTTACGATGGAGTGCTCATAAAGGACAATCACATAAAGGCCGCAGGAGGCATAGCGGCAGCCGTCGGGAGGGCAAGGGAAAACGTTGGAGATACTTTCCCCATAGAGGTTGAGACTAAAACCTTGGAGCAGGTGAAGGAGGCGGTTTCCTGCGGCGCCGACGTCATAATGCTTGACAACATGGACATTGCGCAAACAAGAGAAGCCGTGAGTTTCATAGACCGCCGCGCGCTTGTCGAGGCATCCGGCGGAGTCACCCTTGAGAACGTAGGGGAGATAGCCCGAAGCGGAGTCGATTTCATATCCGTCGGCGCCCTTACGCACTCGGCTCCGTGTTTAGATATTTCTTTTGATGTGTTAGAATCTTGA
- the nadA gene encoding quinolinate synthase NadA, which translates to MDSVRDISEEIDRLRREKNAVILAHNYQIPEIQDLADYTGDSLGLSQKASETEAEIIIFCGVHFMAETASIISPDKKVLIPDPEAGCSLAETINLEQLKKWKSEHPDALVVSYVNTSAAVKSETDYCVTSSNAVKIVESIPKDKEILFLPDMFLGAFVSKATGRKIHIWPGECHVHAGIRPKDIRRIKESYPNAEMIVHPECGCTTSFLHSAAGDDELAKEIKFFSTGKMIDYTRNSDTPEFVVATETGILHTLRKQSPEKEFYPAKADAICEYMKMITVEKVLNSLREEVYEVRVPEDIARKAKKSIDRMLYISAQ; encoded by the coding sequence ATGGACAGCGTGCGTGACATTTCAGAAGAAATAGACAGGCTCAGAAGGGAAAAAAACGCGGTAATTCTGGCCCACAACTACCAGATACCCGAAATCCAAGACCTTGCCGATTATACCGGGGACTCACTGGGTCTCTCGCAGAAGGCTTCTGAAACCGAAGCGGAAATCATTATCTTCTGCGGGGTTCACTTCATGGCCGAAACCGCGTCCATCATCTCTCCCGACAAAAAAGTGCTTATTCCGGATCCCGAGGCGGGCTGCTCCCTCGCCGAGACCATAAACCTCGAACAGCTTAAAAAGTGGAAATCGGAGCATCCCGACGCCCTCGTGGTCTCCTACGTTAATACCTCGGCCGCAGTTAAGTCGGAGACCGACTACTGCGTCACTTCCTCAAACGCCGTCAAGATAGTGGAATCCATTCCCAAGGACAAGGAGATACTTTTTCTGCCGGACATGTTCCTGGGCGCTTTCGTTTCCAAGGCTACGGGCAGAAAGATTCACATCTGGCCCGGGGAGTGCCATGTCCACGCGGGAATACGGCCGAAGGACATAAGGAGGATAAAGGAATCCTATCCTAACGCGGAGATGATAGTTCACCCCGAATGCGGCTGCACCACCTCTTTTCTTCACTCCGCGGCCGGGGATGATGAGCTTGCGAAGGAGATAAAGTTTTTCTCTACCGGAAAGATGATTGACTACACGCGCAATTCCGATACTCCGGAGTTCGTGGTAGCGACTGAAACCGGCATTCTTCATACGCTAAGGAAGCAGAGTCCCGAAAAAGAGTTCTACCCCGCCAAAGCCGACGCGATCTGCGAATATATGAAGATGATAACGGTTGAGAAGGTGCTGAACTCGTTAAGAGAAGAGGTGTACGAGGTCAGGGTTCCGGAAGACATCGCTCGCAAGGCTAAAAAATCGATAGACAGGATGCTCTACATCTCGGCTCAATAA
- a CDS encoding autotransporter domain-containing protein, whose product MWKMPYTDGKINIEIKSQGVPQMFRRLNFALLIAILFGVVYSVQAQTFHSVVVFGDSLTDSGNIAQTSGLPAGTSFTTNPDPVWAEIVAETFGASITNSLAGGTNYSWGGACVNPTGPCENPVPTTHQQINQHLSGASADPNTFYMIWGGANDISAVAGENQSDPQGALDGALEAAEAYVDQIRGLQDAGARYIVVLNLPDIGKTLNSQRAGAEAAAGLSTLSGSYNEALDTGLASLERGIIPINVSALMDEIIEAPANYGFTNIDDIACTPGSNPLRPDGGLESIVCGPTDSGYLSPPDASENYLFADGSHPSGAVHAAIANTVTSTLAAPVQVSLGGEGGVEIARVHRDAVFTERMLDLGPSRSTGKWHSYARGHIGKYELESLPHLGETKAETRALTLGTDYRVGNVLHLGAALSFGNHDSDIPGASIDSFVVTGSLHGTLIYDIFYLSSAFNAGGASIDINRSIRLGSALRTEHGSTSSYQFGTDVEAGWVLGRSEGYIHNLFLGLGWLNQKIDGYSENGTSSTSMNFSDFERDSLVARAGYQIKGNPGLSERLLPYLRVSYERELNDDPVSVTAGSNTMSGRFTFSGFEPPKEWVNAGGGLIADIGSRTKTFIGYSGRFGNDSKLNHEFSLGARITF is encoded by the coding sequence ATGTGGAAGATGCCGTATACAGATGGTAAAATTAATATTGAAATAAAATCCCAAGGAGTACCCCAAATGTTTCGGCGTCTGAATTTTGCACTTTTGATTGCAATACTGTTCGGGGTTGTCTACAGCGTTCAGGCCCAAACTTTTCATTCCGTCGTCGTGTTCGGCGACAGCTTGACCGACTCCGGAAATATCGCCCAGACCAGCGGCCTCCCGGCCGGCACAAGCTTCACCACAAATCCCGACCCTGTCTGGGCCGAGATAGTGGCCGAAACCTTCGGAGCATCGATAACCAATTCGCTCGCCGGCGGAACAAACTATTCCTGGGGAGGCGCCTGCGTAAATCCGACCGGCCCATGTGAGAATCCTGTGCCTACAACACACCAGCAGATTAACCAGCATCTCTCAGGGGCAAGCGCCGATCCGAACACGTTTTACATGATCTGGGGCGGCGCAAACGATATAAGCGCCGTAGCCGGGGAAAATCAGTCTGATCCACAAGGCGCACTCGACGGCGCCTTGGAAGCGGCGGAAGCGTACGTAGATCAGATCCGAGGTCTTCAGGACGCCGGCGCGCGCTACATCGTTGTTCTTAACTTGCCCGACATCGGCAAAACCTTAAACTCTCAGCGTGCCGGAGCCGAAGCTGCAGCGGGACTCTCCACCCTATCCGGCTCTTACAATGAAGCGCTAGACACGGGTCTTGCTTCTCTGGAACGCGGAATCATCCCCATAAATGTCTCCGCACTGATGGACGAGATAATTGAAGCCCCCGCTAACTACGGTTTTACCAACATTGATGATATAGCTTGCACTCCAGGTTCCAATCCCCTGCGCCCCGATGGAGGACTGGAGTCAATCGTGTGCGGTCCGACCGACTCGGGCTATCTATCGCCTCCCGACGCCAGTGAGAACTATCTTTTTGCGGACGGTTCCCATCCCAGCGGAGCGGTTCACGCTGCGATCGCAAACACGGTAACTTCCACCCTCGCGGCCCCGGTTCAGGTATCACTTGGGGGGGAGGGAGGAGTAGAGATTGCCAGAGTGCACCGCGACGCCGTATTTACGGAGCGGATGCTTGATCTCGGGCCTAGCCGTTCGACCGGGAAATGGCACAGCTACGCGAGGGGCCACATAGGCAAATACGAACTCGAATCCCTGCCCCATCTGGGTGAAACGAAGGCCGAAACGCGGGCGCTTACCTTGGGTACCGACTACCGCGTCGGGAATGTACTCCATCTGGGCGCGGCATTGAGCTTCGGGAACCACGACAGCGACATCCCGGGCGCAAGCATTGACAGCTTCGTTGTGACCGGCTCGCTGCACGGCACGCTCATTTACGACATTTTTTACCTAAGCAGTGCCTTTAACGCGGGCGGAGCATCCATTGACATCAACCGTTCGATCCGGCTCGGATCGGCACTGCGCACGGAGCACGGCTCCACAAGCTCTTATCAGTTCGGAACCGATGTTGAGGCGGGCTGGGTTCTAGGCAGATCCGAGGGATATATACACAACCTGTTTTTGGGGCTCGGATGGCTCAATCAGAAAATCGACGGCTACAGTGAAAACGGCACTAGCTCCACCTCGATGAATTTCTCGGACTTTGAACGCGACTCCCTAGTTGCGAGAGCGGGTTATCAGATCAAAGGAAATCCGGGTTTAAGCGAAAGGCTGCTCCCGTATCTCCGCGTTTCTTACGAGAGAGAACTTAACGACGATCCAGTTTCGGTCACCGCAGGATCAAACACCATGTCCGGCCGCTTTACTTTCTCGGGTTTCGAGCCGCCGAAGGAATGGGTGAACGCCGGCGGCGGCCTTATCGCCGACATCGGCAGCCGGACGAAAACTTTCATCGGCTACTCGGGGCGATTCGGCAACGACTCTAAACTCAACCACGAGTTCAGTCTCGGAGCGCGCATTACATTCTAG
- the ggt gene encoding gamma-glutamyltransferase has translation MPADSILKHTVALLLVLSILVTSARAEPGSSSRDTAEPASLRNGMIVSEERVATLVGLSVLKEGGNAVDAAVAMGFALAVTYPRAGNLGGGGFMLVHLGKTGRTVAIDYREKAPLKATRNMFLDEKREVNIERARHSVYSSGVPGTVAGLSLALEKYGTMPLEKVIAPAIRLAEEGFAVSAELRESLLGAKERMKKSAESMDVFFRKDGEPPREGEILRQKNLAWSLKQISRNGPQAFYRGAIAKKITAYMKNKGGLITKMDLASYEAVAREPVTGNYRGYKIYSMPPPSSGGVLLIGMLNILEHYPLQQYGHNSARYVHVLSETMKLAYADRSEYLGDPDFSPVPTEQLISKQYAKRLANRINPEKATPSRYVKPGSPVSVQDANTTHFTVADRFGNVVSNTYTLNFSYGSGLAVPETGILLNNEMDDFSAKPGAPNAYGLTGGEKNSIAPGKRMLSSMTPTIVLKDGELFLATGSPGGSRIITSVLQVILNMIDHKMNIREATSAPRVHHQWFPDILYVEKEAGENLAAELRKKGYEAKRTGPIGRTQSVSRVNGVFHGAADPRHPGGLARGY, from the coding sequence ATGCCCGCGGACTCAATCCTTAAACACACCGTCGCACTCCTACTAGTCTTATCTATCTTGGTCACCTCCGCCCGCGCGGAACCCGGTTCCTCAAGCAGAGATACGGCGGAACCCGCGTCCCTTCGAAACGGCATGATCGTATCCGAGGAAAGGGTAGCAACTCTTGTCGGCCTCTCGGTGCTCAAGGAGGGTGGAAACGCGGTTGATGCCGCGGTTGCCATGGGATTCGCGCTTGCGGTCACTTACCCGAGGGCCGGGAATCTCGGGGGCGGCGGATTCATGCTGGTTCATCTGGGCAAAACCGGGCGGACCGTCGCCATAGACTACAGGGAAAAGGCCCCGCTTAAAGCCACGCGCAACATGTTTCTAGATGAAAAAAGAGAAGTGAACATCGAGCGGGCACGCCACAGCGTTTATTCCTCTGGAGTTCCGGGAACGGTTGCGGGCCTCTCCCTCGCACTCGAGAAATACGGGACCATGCCTCTTGAAAAAGTCATTGCGCCCGCGATAAGGCTTGCGGAAGAGGGTTTTGCGGTTTCGGCGGAACTCAGAGAATCGCTTCTCGGGGCAAAAGAACGGATGAAAAAATCAGCCGAGAGCATGGATGTTTTTTTCAGAAAGGACGGAGAGCCTCCCCGGGAAGGGGAAATCCTGAGGCAGAAGAATCTTGCGTGGAGCCTGAAGCAGATAAGCAGAAACGGGCCGCAAGCGTTTTACAGGGGGGCCATAGCGAAGAAAATCACGGCTTACATGAAAAACAAAGGCGGGCTTATAACCAAAATGGACCTGGCGTCGTATGAAGCCGTGGCAAGAGAACCCGTGACCGGGAACTACAGAGGCTACAAAATTTACTCGATGCCGCCTCCAAGCTCGGGCGGGGTTCTTCTAATCGGGATGCTCAACATTCTCGAGCACTATCCTCTCCAGCAGTACGGACATAACTCCGCCCGGTACGTTCACGTTCTCTCGGAAACCATGAAGCTTGCGTACGCGGACAGGTCAGAATATCTGGGCGACCCGGACTTCTCCCCCGTTCCCACAGAACAATTAATCTCAAAACAGTACGCAAAACGCCTCGCAAACCGGATTAATCCGGAAAAAGCGACTCCAAGCAGATACGTAAAGCCCGGCTCTCCCGTCTCTGTCCAAGACGCCAACACAACGCATTTCACGGTAGCCGACAGGTTCGGAAACGTGGTTTCAAACACGTACACGCTTAACTTCTCCTACGGCTCTGGGCTCGCCGTGCCGGAAACCGGAATACTGCTGAACAATGAAATGGACGATTTCTCGGCAAAGCCCGGGGCGCCCAACGCCTACGGCCTTACAGGCGGCGAAAAAAACTCCATAGCCCCCGGCAAAAGAATGCTGAGCTCTATGACCCCGACCATAGTGCTGAAGGATGGGGAGCTTTTTCTCGCAACGGGAAGCCCCGGGGGAAGCAGGATAATAACGTCCGTGCTCCAGGTAATCCTGAACATGATCGACCACAAGATGAACATACGGGAGGCCACATCGGCACCGAGGGTACATCACCAGTGGTTCCCCGACATCTTGTACGTGGAAAAGGAAGCGGGAGAAAATCTGGCGGCCGAGCTCCGGAAAAAAGGGTACGAAGCAAAAAGAACCGGCCCGATAGGAAGGACGCAGAGCGTATCCAGAGTCAACGGAGTTTTTCACGGGGCGGCCGACCCCAGGCATCCGGGGGGACTGGCGCGGGGGTACTGA
- a CDS encoding ferritin, giving the protein MIDSDIQDAINTQIRNEYYSSYLYLSMAAYCESRNFPGFASWLRKQSEEELVHAMKFFDYLLDRGGRVVLESIEQPASEFGAFVEMFEEVLEHEREVTGMINNLYDLATSKNDQATLVMLHWFIEEQVEEEKSAEEVVEQLKLAEDSPAALLILDRELAAREGE; this is encoded by the coding sequence ATGATTGACAGCGACATACAGGACGCGATAAACACGCAGATAAGAAACGAATACTATTCATCCTATCTCTACCTTTCAATGGCCGCCTACTGCGAATCCAGGAACTTTCCGGGTTTCGCAAGCTGGCTACGCAAACAGAGCGAAGAGGAGCTTGTCCACGCGATGAAGTTCTTCGACTACCTGCTTGACAGGGGAGGAAGAGTAGTCCTGGAATCGATAGAGCAGCCCGCTTCCGAGTTCGGAGCTTTTGTCGAGATGTTCGAGGAGGTGCTCGAGCATGAGAGGGAGGTGACCGGGATGATAAACAATCTCTACGATCTGGCCACCTCGAAAAACGACCAGGCGACTTTGGTAATGCTTCACTGGTTCATAGAAGAGCAGGTTGAAGAGGAAAAAAGCGCCGAAGAAGTCGTTGAGCAGCTGAAACTCGCCGAAGACAGCCCGGCGGCGCTTCTGATCCTGGACAGGGAACTCGCCGCAAGAGAGGGAGAATAA